The following are encoded in a window of Flavobacterium cupriresistens genomic DNA:
- a CDS encoding aminotransferase class I/II-fold pyridoxal phosphate-dependent enzyme — MNDFNPADKIQDLQYFGEFGGVNPSISDSSTYTFLSAKTMFDTFEGNMEGCYLYSRHSSPSNLYLDQALAAMEGTETANVSASGMGAITPTLLQLCGAGDHIVSSRTIYGGTYAFLKNFTPRFGIQTSFVDITKLDVVEAAITSNTKVLYCETVSNPLLEVADIAGLAKIAKKHNLKLVVDNTFSPLSVSPAKLGADIVIHSLTKYINGSSDTVGGVTCASKEFINALKNVNSGASMLLGPTMDSLRSASVMKNLRTLHIRIKQHSHNAHFLADQFEKDGLKTVYPGLKSHPSHTLYKTMINPEYGFGGMMTIDVGTLEKANELMELMQTRNLGYLAVSLGFYKTLFSAPGTSTSSEIPLEEQAEMGLTDGLIRFSIGLDNDIQRTYEMMKACMVELDIL; from the coding sequence ATGAACGATTTTAATCCGGCAGACAAAATTCAGGATTTACAATATTTTGGTGAATTTGGTGGTGTCAATCCGTCCATTTCAGATTCTTCTACCTATACTTTTCTTTCCGCTAAAACCATGTTTGATACTTTTGAAGGCAACATGGAAGGCTGTTATTTATATTCCCGTCATTCATCGCCAAGTAATTTGTATCTGGACCAAGCTTTGGCTGCTATGGAAGGCACAGAAACAGCAAATGTCTCAGCTTCGGGAATGGGTGCTATTACACCTACTCTGTTACAATTATGTGGTGCGGGAGACCATATCGTTTCCAGCCGCACCATCTATGGCGGAACCTATGCTTTCCTTAAAAACTTCACACCTCGTTTTGGCATTCAAACGAGTTTTGTAGACATCACAAAATTAGATGTTGTAGAAGCTGCCATCACCTCAAATACAAAAGTCTTGTATTGTGAGACCGTGAGCAATCCATTACTTGAAGTGGCTGATATTGCTGGTTTGGCAAAAATTGCTAAAAAGCACAATTTAAAATTAGTTGTTGACAATACATTCTCACCACTATCTGTTTCACCTGCAAAATTGGGTGCTGATATTGTAATCCATAGTTTAACGAAATACATTAACGGAAGTAGCGATACTGTTGGTGGTGTCACTTGTGCTTCTAAAGAGTTTATTAACGCTTTGAAAAACGTTAACAGTGGAGCCAGCATGCTTTTGGGACCAACAATGGACAGCTTACGCTCTGCCAGTGTAATGAAAAATCTCAGAACGCTTCATATCCGTATCAAACAACACAGTCATAACGCTCATTTTTTAGCGGATCAGTTTGAAAAAGACGGCTTAAAAACAGTTTATCCGGGGCTAAAAAGTCACCCGAGTCATACGCTATATAAAACAATGATCAATCCGGAATATGGTTTTGGAGGTATGATGACCATTGATGTTGGAACTTTAGAAAAAGCCAATGAATTAATGGAATTGATGCAAACCAGAAATTTAGGATACCTGGCAGTAAGTTTAGGTTTTTATAAAACACTTTTCAGTGCACCGGGAACTTCAACTTCCAGTGAAATTCCGTTAGAAGAACAAGCGGAAATGGGATTAACAGATGGGTTAATTCGTTTTTCAATTGGTTTAGATAACGATATTCAGAGAACTTACGAAATGATGAAAGCTTGCATGGTCGAGCTTGACATCTTATAA
- a CDS encoding Lrp/AsnC family transcriptional regulator, which translates to MTLDATDKKLLVLLQTDSKKTTKELSLKLNLSVTAVYERIKKLEREGIIKNYVALVDKSRIEKGFVVFCHLKLIQHTKEFLTKFESEVIQLNEVLECHHVSGDYDYILKVLVKDMEAYREFLVTKLTSLQHIGSTQSMFMISEVKNSTVISF; encoded by the coding sequence ATGACTTTAGACGCTACAGACAAAAAGCTATTGGTTTTGTTACAAACCGATAGTAAAAAGACAACCAAAGAATTGTCCTTAAAGCTCAATCTTTCGGTAACTGCGGTTTATGAACGCATCAAGAAGTTAGAGCGCGAAGGGATTATTAAAAATTATGTGGCTTTGGTCGATAAATCCAGAATCGAAAAAGGGTTTGTAGTTTTTTGTCATTTGAAACTGATTCAACACACCAAAGAGTTTTTAACCAAATTCGAAAGTGAAGTTATTCAGCTCAACGAAGTTTTAGAATGCCATCACGTAAGCGGTGATTATGATTACATCTTGAAAGTACTAGTAAAAGACATGGAGGCCTATCGAGAGTTTTTGGTAACCAAACTGACTTCACTACAGCATATTGGAAGTACGCAGAGTATGTTTATGATTAGTGAGGTGAAGAATTCTACGGTGATTTCTTTTTAG
- the lpdA gene encoding dihydrolipoyl dehydrogenase yields the protein MSSFDVVIIGSGPGGYVSAIRCAQLGFKTAIVEKYTSLGGTCLNVGCIPSKALLSSSHHYAEIAHFADHGIEVLGDVKVNLEKMIARKQGVVDQTVGGINYLMDKNKITVFNGLGSFVDATHIAVAKADGTSETIEAKYTVIATGSKPSSLPFIKIDKERIITSTEALALKEVPKHLVIIGGGVIGIELGQVYLRLGAQVSVVEFMDRIIPGMDGALSKELTKVLKKQGMKFYVSHKVKSVERNGDAVVVQAENAKGETITLEGDYSLVSVGRRPYTDGLNADKAGVKISDRGQVEVNDHLQTNVPNIYAIGDVVRGAMLAHKAEEEGVMVAEILAGQKPHIDYNLIPGVVYTWPEVAAVGQTEEQVKASGTEYKVGSFPFKALGRARASGDLDGFVKIIADAKTDEVLGVHMIGARTADLIAEAVTAMEFKASAEDISRMSHAHPTFAEAIKEAALAATDNRALHV from the coding sequence ATGAGTTCATTTGACGTAGTCATTATAGGTTCAGGTCCCGGAGGATATGTTTCAGCAATTCGTTGCGCGCAATTAGGTTTCAAAACAGCAATCGTAGAAAAGTATACTTCTTTAGGAGGAACTTGCCTTAATGTAGGTTGTATTCCATCAAAAGCATTATTATCTTCTTCGCATCATTATGCAGAGATTGCTCATTTTGCAGATCACGGGATTGAAGTTTTGGGAGATGTAAAAGTTAATTTAGAAAAAATGATCGCTCGTAAACAAGGAGTTGTAGATCAAACCGTAGGTGGAATCAACTACCTAATGGATAAAAATAAAATTACTGTTTTTAATGGTTTAGGTTCATTCGTTGATGCAACACACATTGCGGTTGCTAAAGCTGATGGAACTTCTGAAACTATTGAAGCAAAATATACTGTTATTGCAACAGGTTCTAAACCGTCTTCTTTACCATTCATCAAAATTGATAAAGAAAGAATCATCACTTCTACTGAAGCTTTGGCTTTAAAAGAAGTTCCAAAACACTTAGTAATTATTGGAGGTGGAGTGATCGGTATCGAATTAGGACAAGTTTATTTACGTTTAGGAGCGCAGGTTTCTGTAGTAGAATTCATGGACAGAATTATTCCGGGTATGGATGGTGCTTTGTCTAAAGAATTGACTAAAGTATTGAAAAAACAAGGAATGAAATTCTACGTTTCTCACAAAGTAAAATCAGTAGAAAGAAACGGCGATGCTGTTGTGGTTCAGGCTGAAAATGCAAAAGGAGAGACTATTACACTTGAAGGAGATTATTCATTAGTTTCTGTTGGTCGTCGTCCGTACACAGATGGATTAAACGCAGACAAAGCCGGAGTAAAAATTTCAGACAGAGGGCAAGTTGAAGTAAACGATCATTTACAAACAAATGTTCCAAATATTTATGCAATTGGTGATGTTGTTCGTGGAGCGATGTTAGCACACAAAGCAGAAGAAGAAGGTGTTATGGTTGCTGAAATCTTAGCAGGTCAAAAACCGCATATTGATTATAACTTAATTCCTGGTGTTGTTTACACTTGGCCGGAAGTTGCTGCTGTTGGACAAACAGAAGAGCAAGTAAAAGCTTCTGGAACAGAATATAAAGTGGGAAGTTTTCCATTTAAAGCTTTAGGACGTGCAAGAGCAAGTGGAGATTTGGACGGTTTCGTAAAAATCATTGCTGATGCCAAAACAGATGAAGTTTTAGGAGTTCACATGATTGGAGCCCGTACAGCTGATTTAATTGCTGAAGCAGTTACTGCAATGGAATTTAAAGCATCTGCTGAAGATATTTCAAGAATGAGTCACGCACACCCAACTTTTGCTGAGGCAATCAAAGAAGCAGCATTAGCGGCTACAGATAACAGAGCATTACACGTATAA
- a CDS encoding DoxX family membrane protein, whose amino-acid sequence MKIATIIIRVLIGLLLLFASISFFFKLAPEPEVTGNFKAFNMGLVASTYLLPLAKSVELLCGIAFLTGRFVTLANILILPITINILFINYFMAPEGLPIAGLLFLANLFLIYRYWDNYKTVFTP is encoded by the coding sequence ATGAAAATTGCTACTATTATTATTCGAGTTTTGATTGGCCTTTTGTTGCTCTTTGCTTCAATCAGTTTTTTCTTTAAGCTGGCTCCTGAACCGGAAGTTACAGGAAATTTTAAAGCTTTTAATATGGGCTTAGTGGCCTCAACTTATTTATTGCCATTGGCAAAATCAGTAGAGTTGCTTTGCGGAATTGCTTTTTTAACGGGTCGTTTTGTAACATTGGCTAATATTTTAATCTTGCCAATTACAATCAATATTTTGTTTATTAATTATTTCATGGCTCCGGAAGGTTTGCCGATAGCAGGACTATTATTCTTAGCCAATTTATTTTTGATCTACAGATATTGGGATAATTACAAAACTGTTTTTACTCCTTAA
- a CDS encoding DUF4349 domain-containing protein yields the protein MKTITKVSLTTLATVTLLYSCKKADDASLNDQTADYATAVADSATVSSSAAVEKKDSKQKFIRTADIKFKVKNVAKSTYAIENTVQKFGGFVTYTNLQSNIQEQIKTKISQDSTLETTKYTVENNVTIRVPNTQLDTVIKTIAKQIDFLDSRVIKADDVSLKLLSNQLAQKRNVVTEKRVAKAIDTKGKKMTDIMQAENALATQKEAKDNTIIDQLSMEDQINFSTITLQLYQKETTKQEITASEKDSNAYKPNLGIQIIDSLKNGWYILEAIFVFILNLWPFILMGFSGFFLYKKYVKK from the coding sequence ATGAAAACAATTACAAAAGTAAGTTTAACTACGCTGGCAACTGTTACATTGCTATATTCCTGCAAAAAAGCAGATGATGCATCACTTAACGATCAGACCGCAGATTATGCAACTGCAGTTGCAGACAGCGCCACAGTCTCTTCTTCTGCCGCAGTAGAGAAAAAAGACAGTAAGCAAAAGTTCATCAGAACCGCCGATATTAAATTTAAAGTCAAAAATGTTGCTAAATCAACTTATGCGATTGAAAATACAGTTCAGAAATTTGGAGGTTTTGTCACCTATACCAACTTACAAAGTAATATTCAGGAACAGATTAAAACCAAAATTAGTCAGGACAGCACTTTAGAAACTACAAAATATACGGTTGAAAACAATGTTACGATTCGTGTACCAAATACGCAATTGGATACCGTAATCAAGACCATTGCCAAACAAATTGATTTTCTGGACTCGAGAGTCATTAAAGCGGATGATGTTTCTTTAAAATTGTTATCCAATCAACTGGCACAGAAAAGAAATGTCGTTACCGAAAAAAGAGTCGCAAAAGCAATTGATACCAAAGGCAAAAAAATGACCGATATCATGCAGGCAGAAAATGCTTTAGCCACCCAAAAAGAAGCAAAAGACAATACTATAATTGACCAACTGTCGATGGAAGATCAAATCAACTTTAGCACCATTACGCTACAGCTTTATCAAAAGGAAACGACAAAACAGGAAATTACAGCCAGCGAAAAAGACAGTAACGCTTACAAGCCAAACTTAGGCATTCAGATCATTGATTCTTTAAAAAATGGCTGGTACATTCTTGAAGCCATATTTGTCTTTATTCTTAATCTATGGCCTTTTATTCTGATGGGTTTTAGTGGCTTTTTCCTGTATAAAAAATACGTAAAGAAATAA
- a CDS encoding anthranilate synthase component I family protein, with product MRVTIHKPIANPEQLKQQLLIWSQQFREVIFLDSNSYPQEYSSFDCLLAVDAFTSVKTDFHNAFDDLKQYQSTTKDWLFGYLAYDLKNNIERLKSSNFDGLNFPDLFFFQPKKIFLLKGNELEIQYLFLCDDEVEVDFEEIMNSHSQSFETLGAIEVQQRISKESYVEKVTKMLEHIHVGDMYEANFCMEFFAENAIINPIEKFQKLNEISQAPFSVFFKNDKQFLLSASPERYLKKVGDTLLSQPIKGTSRRFSDFTEDEKSKEYLRKDAKERAENIMITDLVRNDLSHTAQKGSVEVTELCAIYSFLQVHQMISTITSKLDAQYTPIDVLKTTFPMGSMTGAPKISVMKIIENLEETKRGLYSGAVGYFTPSGDFDFNVVIRSILYNQENKYVSFSVGSAITSQSVPEKEYEECLLKAKAMHEVLQ from the coding sequence TTGAGAGTTACAATTCATAAACCTATTGCCAATCCGGAGCAACTTAAACAACAGCTTTTAATTTGGTCGCAACAATTCCGTGAGGTTATTTTTTTGGACAGTAATTCCTATCCACAAGAATATTCAAGCTTTGATTGCCTGCTTGCTGTAGATGCTTTTACTTCTGTGAAAACAGATTTTCATAACGCTTTCGATGATTTGAAACAATATCAATCGACCACGAAAGATTGGCTTTTTGGATATTTAGCTTACGATTTAAAAAATAATATTGAGAGATTAAAGTCGTCCAATTTTGATGGATTGAATTTTCCGGATTTGTTTTTTTTTCAACCTAAAAAAATATTTTTATTAAAAGGAAATGAACTTGAAATTCAATACCTGTTTCTTTGTGATGATGAGGTTGAAGTTGATTTTGAAGAAATTATGAACAGTCATTCTCAATCATTTGAGACACTGGGAGCAATCGAAGTACAACAACGAATTTCAAAAGAATCTTATGTCGAAAAAGTGACAAAAATGCTGGAGCACATTCACGTAGGTGATATGTACGAAGCTAATTTTTGCATGGAGTTTTTTGCTGAGAATGCCATTATAAATCCTATAGAGAAATTTCAAAAGTTGAATGAGATTTCGCAAGCGCCTTTTTCAGTTTTCTTTAAAAACGATAAGCAGTTTTTGCTTTCCGCATCGCCCGAACGGTATCTGAAAAAGGTTGGAGATACGTTACTATCTCAGCCCATAAAAGGAACTTCGAGACGCTTTTCAGATTTTACAGAAGACGAAAAATCAAAGGAGTATCTTAGGAAGGATGCAAAAGAGCGTGCCGAAAATATCATGATTACCGATTTGGTTCGAAATGATTTGTCGCATACTGCCCAGAAAGGTTCCGTTGAAGTTACAGAGCTTTGTGCTATTTATTCGTTTTTACAAGTGCATCAGATGATTTCGACCATAACATCAAAACTGGATGCCCAATATACCCCGATCGATGTCTTAAAAACTACTTTTCCAATGGGAAGTATGACGGGAGCGCCGAAGATTTCTGTAATGAAAATTATTGAAAATCTGGAAGAAACCAAACGTGGTTTGTACAGTGGTGCCGTTGGATATTTTACACCTTCCGGTGATTTTGATTTTAATGTAGTTATTAGAAGTATTTTGTACAATCAGGAAAATAAGTATGTTTCGTTTTCTGTTGGAAGTGCTATTACGTCACAATCCGTTCCAGAGAAAGAATATGAGGAATGTTTGCTGAAAGCTAAGGCGATGCATGAGGTTTTGCAATAA